One genomic region from Gemmatimonadota bacterium encodes:
- a CDS encoding ISL3 family transposase, with protein MAYEELSALLGGWEGFMIAAVRREPTSTTQPVPRVVIVLEPVPSRPKRCSRCDGEVVTVHEVTTRRVRDLPLMDAETWIEFPRARVECPRCGPTVEAVPWLDRYQRMTTRLAAAIARLAQVLPIKHVAQWFGVGWETVKQIDQRALEARLGPIDLRDVRLIAIDEFAIHRGHRYATVVVNPLTRKVLWVGRGRAREDLRPFFAQLGPEGCARLEAAVMDMSGAYADEVRAHCPHAAIVYDLFHVVAKYGREVIDRVRVDETNRVAGRAVGRERVRRAQRRIIKGARWLLLRNRDTVTRPADRIRLRDLLAANRALFKVYVLKDDLKQLWRFRYPGAARRFWAQWRRRALASRLAPLRAFVRRLTPYLEGIISHCRYPLHTSVLEGINNKIKVIKRMAYGFRDDAYFFLKIRAAFPGIP; from the coding sequence ATGGCGTACGAGGAGCTCAGCGCGCTGCTTGGGGGGTGGGAGGGGTTCATGATCGCGGCCGTGCGGCGCGAGCCCACCTCGACGACGCAGCCGGTGCCGCGCGTCGTGATCGTGCTGGAGCCGGTGCCGTCGCGCCCCAAGCGCTGTAGCCGCTGCGACGGCGAGGTCGTGACCGTCCATGAAGTGACCACGCGCCGCGTGCGCGATCTGCCGCTGATGGACGCCGAGACCTGGATCGAGTTTCCCCGCGCGCGCGTCGAGTGTCCACGGTGCGGGCCGACCGTCGAAGCCGTTCCGTGGCTCGATCGGTATCAGCGCATGACGACGCGCCTCGCCGCCGCCATCGCACGGCTCGCGCAGGTGTTGCCGATCAAGCACGTCGCGCAGTGGTTCGGCGTCGGCTGGGAGACCGTCAAGCAGATCGACCAGCGGGCGCTCGAGGCGCGGCTCGGCCCGATCGATCTCCGCGACGTGCGCCTGATCGCGATTGACGAGTTCGCGATTCACCGCGGCCACCGCTACGCGACGGTCGTGGTCAATCCGCTGACGCGGAAGGTCCTGTGGGTGGGCCGCGGCCGCGCGCGCGAGGACCTGCGGCCCTTCTTCGCGCAGCTGGGCCCCGAGGGCTGCGCGCGCCTGGAAGCCGCGGTCATGGATATGAGCGGCGCCTACGCCGACGAGGTCCGCGCCCACTGTCCCCACGCGGCGATCGTGTACGACCTGTTCCATGTGGTGGCGAAGTATGGGCGCGAGGTGATCGATCGCGTGCGCGTGGACGAGACGAATCGCGTGGCCGGCCGCGCCGTCGGCCGCGAGCGCGTCCGACGGGCCCAGCGGCGCATCATCAAAGGCGCCCGCTGGTTGCTGCTCCGCAATCGGGACACGGTGACGCGCCCGGCCGATCGGATCCGCTTGCGGGACCTCCTCGCCGCGAACCGCGCGCTCTTCAAGGTCTACGTACTCAAGGACGACTTGAAGCAGCTCTGGCGGTTTCGCTATCCGGGGGCGGCCCGGCGCTTCTGGGCGCAGTGGCGGCGGCGCGCGCTGGCGAGTCGCCTCGCGCCGCTCCGCGCCTTCGTGCGCCGGCTCACCCCGTACCTCGAGGGGATCATCAGCCATTGTCGATACCCGCTGCACACGAGCGTGCTCGAAGGGATCAACAACAAGATCAAGGTTATCAAGCGCATGGCGTACGGCTTTCGCGACGACGCGTACTTCTTCCTCAAGATCCGCGCGGCCTTCCCCGGTATTCCGTGA